In Micromonospora sp. LH3U1, one genomic interval encodes:
- a CDS encoding LLM class flavin-dependent oxidoreductase: MTRTLHLNAFLMGVGHHEAAWRHPRTDPRRVTDVRHFQELARIAERGTLDSLFLADGLSVGPNPRHNIQAVFEPLTLLASLAAVTEHIGLIATVSTTYNEPFHVARKFASLDHLSGGRAGWNIVTSAQEREAVNFNRDSHPAHADRYRRAAEFVDVAVKLWDSWEDDALVFDTGAGVFADTERVHEVAHRGPEFQVRGPLNIPRGPQGRPLLVQAGSSPDGIAFAARYAEAVFTAQQTLADGQGFYAELRRQVTAAGRDPDLVKVLPGIAPVIGGTEAEARALAAELEELIVPDYALAQLSGMLGIDLAGLPLDGPLPELPAAGTVQAHQSRYQLVTELARRERLTIRQLIGRLGGGRGHRVVVGTPEQIADQIELWFTEGAADGFNIRPPHLPGGLADFVDHVVPVLRTRGLFRTEYTGQTLREHYGLPRPASAYAASALVSA, translated from the coding sequence ATGACTCGTACCCTGCACCTCAACGCGTTCCTGATGGGCGTCGGCCACCACGAGGCCGCCTGGCGGCACCCCCGCACCGACCCGCGTCGGGTCACCGACGTGCGGCACTTCCAGGAGTTGGCCCGCATCGCCGAGCGCGGCACCCTCGACTCGCTCTTCCTCGCCGACGGGCTCTCGGTCGGGCCGAACCCCCGGCACAACATCCAGGCCGTCTTCGAACCGCTGACCCTGCTCGCCTCGCTGGCCGCGGTGACCGAGCACATCGGTCTCATCGCGACGGTCTCCACCACCTACAACGAGCCGTTCCACGTCGCCCGCAAGTTCGCCTCACTGGATCATCTCAGTGGCGGCCGGGCCGGCTGGAACATCGTCACCTCCGCTCAGGAGCGGGAGGCGGTCAACTTCAACCGGGACAGCCACCCCGCGCACGCCGACAGGTACCGCCGGGCCGCCGAGTTCGTCGACGTGGCGGTCAAGCTCTGGGACAGCTGGGAGGACGACGCGCTGGTCTTCGACACCGGCGCGGGGGTGTTCGCCGACACCGAGCGGGTGCACGAGGTGGCGCACCGGGGGCCGGAGTTCCAGGTCCGCGGCCCGCTGAACATCCCTCGTGGGCCGCAGGGACGACCGCTGCTCGTGCAGGCCGGCTCGTCGCCGGACGGAATCGCTTTCGCCGCCCGCTACGCCGAGGCGGTCTTCACCGCCCAGCAGACCCTCGCCGACGGGCAGGGCTTCTACGCCGAGCTGCGTCGGCAGGTCACCGCCGCCGGCCGGGACCCCGACCTGGTGAAGGTCCTGCCCGGCATCGCGCCGGTGATTGGCGGCACCGAGGCCGAGGCGCGGGCGCTCGCCGCCGAGTTGGAGGAACTGATCGTCCCGGACTACGCGCTCGCCCAGCTCTCCGGCATGCTCGGCATCGACCTCGCCGGCCTGCCGCTGGACGGGCCGCTGCCGGAGCTGCCGGCCGCCGGGACCGTGCAGGCCCACCAGAGCCGCTACCAGCTCGTCACTGAACTGGCCCGTCGGGAACGGCTCACCATCCGGCAGCTCATCGGCCGGCTCGGCGGCGGCCGGGGCCACCGGGTCGTCGTCGGAACGCCGGAGCAGATCGCCGACCAGATCGAGCTGTGGTTCACCGAGGGCGCCGCCGACGGCTTCAACATCAGGCCGCCGCACCTGCCTGGCGGGCTTGCCGACTTCGTGGACCACGTCGTGCCGGTGCTGCGCACCCGCGGGCTGTTCCGCACCGAGTACACCGGGCAGACCCTGCGCGAGCACTACGGCCTGCCTCGACCGGCCAGCGCGTACGCCGCGTCGGCCCTGGTGTCGGCGTGA
- a CDS encoding flavin reductase family protein has translation MTTVERPTTDAAELQPVDRDLFRALLRRQATSVTVVTAVARATDPVCLGGIGAPIRAGFTATSFTSVSLDPPLVSFCLGVDSSSWPVLARAEHVAVHLLSAGQRDAAAVFATSGIDRFTAYPYWTPGPFGVPLLTGVLARLLCRVVRRVPAGDHTLVIAEPLALGDGGNGAPLVHHQGGYTTAVPLVPS, from the coding sequence GTGACCACCGTCGAGCGTCCGACGACGGACGCCGCCGAGCTGCAACCGGTGGACCGGGATCTGTTCCGCGCGCTGCTGCGCCGGCAGGCCACCAGCGTCACGGTGGTCACCGCCGTCGCCCGCGCCACCGACCCGGTCTGCCTGGGCGGGATCGGCGCGCCGATCCGAGCTGGGTTCACCGCCACCTCGTTCACGTCGGTCTCCCTGGACCCGCCGCTGGTCTCGTTCTGCCTCGGCGTCGACTCGTCGAGTTGGCCGGTGCTGGCCCGCGCCGAACATGTCGCGGTGCACCTGCTGAGCGCGGGGCAGCGGGACGCCGCGGCGGTCTTCGCCACCAGCGGCATCGACCGGTTCACCGCGTACCCGTACTGGACGCCAGGGCCGTTCGGGGTGCCGCTGCTGACCGGAGTGCTGGCTCGGCTGCTCTGCCGGGTGGTGCGCCGGGTGCCGGCCGGCGACCACACGCTGGTGATCGCCGAGCCGTTGGCACTCGGCGACGGCGGGAACGGTGCGCCGCTGGTGCACCACCAGGGCGGCTACACCACCGCGGTTCCCTTGGTCCCGTCGTGA
- a CDS encoding malonic semialdehyde reductase: MTAPTTSDLLALDRAAQDLLFRAARTANTFTDEPVTDDQVAAIHDLIRYGPTAYNGQPLRVLLLRSPKSRARLLPYLSSGNRAKTASAPLTALLAADVDFHERLPELYPHRPQARDWLADREARAEQARFNATLQIGYLIVGVRAAGLAAGPMAGFDAGGVQREFFPDGRHEVLLLLNLGHPGPDAWHPRLPRLDTGEVIRTLDDAG; encoded by the coding sequence GTGACGGCACCAACCACATCGGACCTGCTCGCGTTGGATCGGGCGGCCCAGGACCTGTTGTTCAGGGCGGCGCGCACGGCCAACACGTTCACCGACGAGCCGGTCACCGATGATCAGGTCGCGGCGATCCACGACCTGATCCGGTACGGGCCGACCGCGTACAACGGGCAGCCGCTGCGGGTGCTGCTGCTGCGCTCGCCAAAGTCCCGGGCGCGGCTGCTGCCGTACCTGTCCAGCGGTAACCGGGCCAAGACGGCCAGCGCCCCGCTGACCGCGCTCCTCGCCGCCGACGTGGACTTCCACGAGCGGCTGCCCGAGCTGTATCCGCACCGCCCGCAGGCCCGGGACTGGCTCGCGGACCGGGAGGCGCGAGCCGAGCAGGCCCGGTTCAACGCGACCCTCCAGATCGGTTACCTGATCGTGGGTGTACGCGCGGCGGGTCTCGCCGCAGGCCCGATGGCGGGCTTCGACGCCGGAGGCGTCCAGCGGGAGTTCTTCCCCGACGGTCGCCACGAGGTGCTGCTCCTGCTCAACCTCGGGCATCCGGGCCCGGATGCGTGGCACCCCCGCCTGCCCCGGCTGGACACCGGGGAGGTGATCCGCACCCTGGACGACGCCGGGTGA